One segment of Geomonas ferrireducens DNA contains the following:
- the folE2 gene encoding GTP cyclohydrolase FolE2, producing the protein MTDQNKEAKPLTDVQLTRDTRNIPISKVGVKDVSYPIVVMDKNKKFQNTIARINMYVDLPHHFKGTHMSRFVEILNKYREEIALDKLELILATMKEKLGASNAHLEMEFPYFVEKKAPVSKAKSLMEYTCTFSASLSDTFDFVLGIKVPVTSLCPCSKELSIYGAHNQRSIMTVQVRYSEFIWIEDLIEVIEECGSSPVYSLLKREDEKFVTERAYENPRFVEDMVREATVRLLSMENITWFSIEAENFESIHKHSAYAAIERDKR; encoded by the coding sequence ATGACCGATCAGAATAAAGAAGCAAAACCACTCACCGACGTACAGCTGACCCGCGACACCCGCAACATCCCGATCAGCAAGGTTGGCGTGAAGGACGTCTCCTATCCCATCGTGGTGATGGACAAGAACAAGAAGTTCCAGAACACCATCGCCCGGATCAACATGTACGTCGACCTGCCGCACCACTTCAAGGGAACCCACATGAGCCGTTTCGTGGAGATCCTGAACAAGTACCGGGAGGAGATCGCCCTCGACAAGCTCGAACTCATCCTCGCCACCATGAAGGAGAAACTCGGCGCATCGAACGCACACCTGGAGATGGAGTTCCCCTACTTCGTAGAGAAAAAGGCCCCGGTGTCCAAGGCGAAGAGCCTGATGGAATATACCTGCACCTTCAGTGCGTCCCTTTCCGATACATTCGACTTCGTGCTCGGCATCAAGGTGCCGGTCACCTCGCTTTGCCCCTGCAGCAAGGAGCTCTCCATTTACGGCGCCCACAACCAGCGCTCGATCATGACGGTGCAGGTGCGCTACAGCGAGTTCATCTGGATCGAGGACCTGATCGAGGTGATCGAGGAGTGCGGTTCCTCGCCGGTTTACTCCCTGTTGAAACGGGAGGACGAGAAGTTCGTCACCGAGCGCGCCTACGAGAATCCGCGCTTCGTCGAGGATATGGTGCGCGAGGCGACAGTGCGGCTGCTATCTATGGAAAATATCACATGGTTTTCCATCGAGGCCGAAAACTTCGAGTCGATCCACAAGCACTCCGCCTACGCCGCCATTGAACGCGACAAACGGTAA
- the hisF gene encoding imidazole glycerol phosphate synthase subunit HisF yields MLTKRIIPCLDVKGGRVVKGVQFLGLRDAGDPVEIAELYDQQGADELTFLDITASSDERDIIIDVVRRTAERVFMPLTVGGGVRTVDDIRRLLNAGADKVSINTAAVHRPEFVNEAAEKFGSQCTVVAIDARSKANGGWEVYTHGGRNPTGIDAVEWAQRMEELGAGEILLTSMDRDGTKDGYDLPLTRAVVDAVSIPVIASGGVGGLSHLYDGFTEAGASACLAASIFHYREYTIEEAKTYLRGRGVPVRL; encoded by the coding sequence ATGCTGACTAAGAGAATCATCCCCTGCCTTGACGTGAAGGGCGGGCGGGTAGTGAAAGGGGTCCAGTTCCTCGGCCTGCGCGACGCGGGGGACCCGGTCGAGATCGCCGAGCTTTACGACCAGCAGGGCGCCGACGAACTCACCTTCCTCGACATCACAGCTTCCTCGGACGAGCGCGACATCATCATCGACGTGGTGCGCCGCACCGCGGAGCGCGTCTTCATGCCGCTCACCGTCGGCGGCGGGGTGCGCACCGTGGACGACATCCGGCGCCTTCTGAACGCCGGGGCGGACAAGGTCTCCATCAACACGGCGGCGGTACACCGTCCCGAGTTCGTGAACGAGGCGGCGGAGAAGTTCGGCTCGCAGTGCACCGTGGTCGCCATCGACGCACGCTCCAAGGCCAACGGCGGCTGGGAGGTCTACACCCACGGCGGCCGCAATCCGACCGGCATCGACGCGGTCGAGTGGGCGCAGCGCATGGAAGAGCTCGGTGCGGGAGAGATCCTGCTCACCAGCATGGACCGCGACGGCACCAAGGACGGCTACGACCTGCCGCTCACCCGCGCCGTGGTCGATGCGGTCAGCATCCCGGTGATCGCCTCCGGCGGCGTCGGCGGGCTTTCGCATCTCTACGACGGCTTCACCGAAGCGGGTGCTAGCGCCTGTCTCGCCGCCTCGATCTTCCACTACCGCGAGTACACCATCGAAGAGGCGAAGACCTACCTCCGCGGCCGCGGCGTCCCGGTAAGGCTGTAG
- the dnaG gene encoding DNA primase — MSMIPDDKVREVRERAPILQVISDYMSLKKSGANYQGMCPFHGEKTASFNVNPARGIFHCFGCGVGGNAFDFVMRIEGLSFPQAVKFLAKRVGVEIPERPMTREEKRKVDEQEQAYRINELACEFYRGVLESDEAGAAGRAYLEKRGVSPEIAAVYRMGFAPAGWDSLTRYLQRKGIAAADAEKLGLLRKREGKDGYYDTFRNRLLFTIADLHGRPIGFGGRVMDDSLPKYINSPESIIYRKSEVLFGVDLAKKGMREKGSAIVVEGYFDHLALYKAGFTNVVATCGTALTQPHVKLLRRYADRTFMLFDGDEAGRKATVRSMELFLEEAFPARVVEVPSGDDPDTFINREGGEAFQPLLDKALPIFESFYKGLLKRLDVRSVEGKVAFVNEVSPRLQKIVDPVERGLYEKEICRALGIDRAMLLQKVGIPARQAPRPPQKGAPQKIGTEEVLLTLMAKYPEVVLRVREHGADKLFSASHLKLAESILAQPEDGDIDLPLLLEQIESHEERSRLYSLFVEDAHLEDLDPVKAFEQCRQALERRALKGDGKALARELATVDPDSPRYLEILAELERLRNKKSKLL, encoded by the coding sequence GTGTCGATGATACCGGACGACAAGGTCAGGGAGGTACGCGAGAGGGCTCCCATCCTCCAGGTAATCTCCGACTACATGAGCCTCAAGAAGTCCGGGGCGAACTACCAGGGGATGTGCCCCTTCCATGGCGAGAAGACCGCGTCGTTCAACGTGAACCCGGCGCGCGGCATCTTCCATTGCTTTGGTTGCGGCGTGGGCGGAAACGCCTTCGACTTCGTCATGCGCATCGAGGGGCTTTCCTTCCCGCAGGCGGTCAAGTTCCTCGCCAAAAGGGTCGGCGTCGAGATCCCGGAACGTCCCATGACGAGGGAAGAGAAGCGCAAGGTTGACGAGCAGGAACAGGCCTACCGGATCAACGAGTTGGCCTGCGAGTTTTACCGCGGCGTGCTGGAATCGGACGAGGCGGGTGCCGCCGGAAGGGCCTACCTGGAGAAGCGCGGGGTGAGCCCGGAGATCGCCGCCGTCTACCGCATGGGGTTCGCCCCAGCCGGGTGGGACAGCCTCACGCGCTACCTGCAGAGAAAGGGAATAGCCGCGGCGGATGCGGAGAAGTTGGGATTACTGAGGAAGCGGGAAGGAAAGGACGGCTACTACGACACCTTCCGAAACCGTCTCCTCTTCACCATAGCCGATCTGCACGGACGCCCGATCGGCTTCGGGGGGAGGGTCATGGACGACTCGCTCCCCAAGTACATCAACTCGCCCGAATCCATCATCTACCGCAAAAGCGAGGTCCTCTTCGGGGTCGACCTGGCCAAGAAGGGGATGCGGGAGAAGGGAAGCGCCATCGTCGTCGAGGGGTATTTCGACCACTTGGCGCTGTACAAGGCAGGGTTCACCAACGTGGTCGCCACCTGCGGCACCGCGCTGACCCAGCCGCACGTGAAGCTTTTGCGCCGCTACGCCGACCGTACCTTCATGCTCTTTGACGGCGACGAGGCCGGGCGCAAGGCGACGGTCCGCTCCATGGAGCTCTTCCTGGAGGAGGCGTTCCCGGCGCGGGTGGTCGAGGTTCCCTCGGGAGACGACCCGGACACCTTCATCAACCGCGAGGGGGGCGAGGCGTTCCAGCCGCTTTTGGACAAGGCGCTTCCCATCTTCGAGTCGTTCTACAAGGGGCTTTTGAAGCGCCTGGACGTGAGAAGCGTGGAGGGGAAGGTCGCCTTCGTGAACGAGGTTTCCCCAAGACTGCAAAAGATCGTCGATCCTGTGGAGCGCGGGCTCTACGAGAAGGAGATCTGCCGGGCCCTCGGCATCGACCGCGCCATGCTGCTTCAGAAGGTCGGCATCCCCGCGCGGCAGGCCCCGCGTCCCCCGCAAAAGGGGGCGCCGCAGAAAATCGGCACCGAAGAGGTGCTTTTGACCCTGATGGCGAAGTACCCCGAAGTGGTGTTAAGGGTTAGGGAACATGGCGCCGATAAGCTCTTCAGCGCCAGCCACCTAAAGCTCGCCGAGTCCATCCTGGCGCAGCCGGAGGATGGGGATATCGATCTCCCCCTGTTGTTGGAGCAGATCGAATCGCACGAGGAAAGAAGCCGTCTCTACTCACTGTTCGTGGAGGACGCGCACCTCGAGGACCTTGACCCGGTCAAGGCCTTCGAACAGTGCCGCCAGGCTCTGGAACGGAGGGCGCTCAAGGGGGACGGCAAGGCCCTGGCGAGGGAGCTTGCCACGGTCGATCCGGATTCTCCGCGCTACCTGGAGATCCTGGCTGAACTTGAGCGGTTGCGTAATAAAAAATCGAAATTACTATAG
- a CDS encoding TIGR04282 family arsenosugar biosynthesis glycosyltransferase codes for MKRALAIFAKAPLAGRVKTRLSPSLSPQQAADLYRCMLLDTMERVAVLDADKILFHEGSAAFFKEATPEVPLVAQAAGGLGTKLEHACDTLRSMGYGPCVVIGTDAPDLPVAYIEEAFRTLERGSDTVFGPAGDGGYYLVGLRGGYGSLFRDIPWSSEKVLEKSLAQAKASGFSAPLLPPWHDLDCYEDLLRPDLMDPGNGAVRTQAFIAGLDLALPTAAGAL; via the coding sequence ATGAAACGCGCGCTCGCCATCTTCGCCAAAGCTCCACTCGCCGGAAGGGTGAAGACACGTCTGTCTCCGTCCCTGTCGCCGCAGCAGGCCGCCGACCTTTACCGCTGCATGCTCCTGGACACCATGGAGCGGGTGGCGGTGCTCGACGCCGATAAGATCCTCTTCCACGAGGGCTCCGCCGCATTCTTCAAGGAGGCGACGCCGGAAGTACCTTTGGTTGCCCAGGCAGCCGGTGGGCTCGGGACAAAGCTTGAGCACGCCTGCGACACGCTCAGGTCGATGGGGTACGGGCCCTGCGTGGTGATCGGCACCGATGCCCCCGACCTTCCCGTCGCTTACATCGAGGAGGCCTTCAGGACGCTGGAGCGGGGGAGCGACACGGTGTTCGGCCCGGCGGGGGACGGCGGTTACTACCTGGTCGGCTTGCGGGGAGGGTACGGTTCCCTGTTTCGGGACATCCCTTGGTCCAGCGAGAAGGTGCTTGAGAAGAGCCTCGCGCAGGCGAAGGCCTCCGGGTTCTCCGCCCCGCTGCTTCCCCCCTGGCACGACCTGGACTGCTACGAGGACCTGCTGCGCCCGGACCTCATGGATCCGGGGAACGGGGCCGTCAGGACTCAGGCCTTTATCGCCGGACTCGACCTCGCCCTTCCGACGGCAGCCGGCGCCCTCTGA
- the queC gene encoding 7-cyano-7-deazaguanine synthase QueC — protein sequence MKKKAVILYSGGLDSTTCMAIAKHQGFEPYAMSFSYGQRHQHELAVCKQNARPMGAVDHMLVEFDLRMMGGSALTSDIAVPKEGVGEEIPVTYVPARNTIFLSFALGWAETLGAFDIFIGVNALDYSGYPDCRPEYIAAYETMANLATKAGVEGKKMTIHTPLISLSKAEIIRTGLTLGVDYGKTHSCYDPTEDGAACGLCDSCRLRLKGFSELGVTDPVRYAKR from the coding sequence ATGAAGAAAAAAGCAGTAATCCTTTACAGCGGCGGGCTTGATTCAACGACCTGCATGGCCATCGCCAAGCACCAGGGCTTCGAGCCCTACGCCATGAGCTTCAGCTACGGTCAGCGCCACCAGCACGAACTGGCGGTATGCAAGCAGAACGCGCGCCCCATGGGGGCGGTGGACCACATGCTGGTCGAGTTCGACCTGAGGATGATGGGGGGCAGCGCCCTCACCTCCGATATCGCGGTCCCGAAGGAAGGGGTGGGCGAGGAGATCCCGGTCACCTACGTGCCGGCGAGGAACACCATCTTCCTTTCCTTCGCACTCGGCTGGGCCGAAACGCTGGGCGCCTTCGACATATTCATCGGCGTGAACGCGCTCGACTACTCGGGCTACCCCGACTGCCGCCCGGAATACATCGCGGCATACGAGACGATGGCGAACCTCGCCACCAAGGCGGGCGTGGAAGGTAAGAAGATGACCATCCACACCCCTCTCATCAGCCTCAGCAAGGCGGAGATCATCAGGACCGGGCTCACCCTGGGCGTCGATTACGGCAAGACCCATTCCTGCTACGATCCGACCGAAGACGGCGCCGCCTGCGGCCTGTGCGACTCCTGCCGGCTGCGCCTGAAAGGCTTCTCGGAGCTGGGCGTGACCGACCCGGTCCGTTACGCGAAGCGCTGA
- a CDS encoding phosphoribosyl-ATP diphosphatase, with product MQDPKDDIIAAVYRVIQERKANPSENSYTASLMAKGIDKILKKLGEEATEVVIAGKGGKREEIVYETADLIFHSLVLLGFYDIDPEEVYSELRRRFGMSGIEEKNSRG from the coding sequence ATGCAAGATCCCAAAGACGACATCATCGCCGCGGTCTACCGCGTCATCCAGGAGCGCAAGGCGAACCCGAGCGAGAACTCCTACACGGCAAGCCTCATGGCCAAGGGGATCGACAAGATCCTCAAGAAGCTTGGCGAGGAGGCGACCGAGGTGGTCATCGCAGGCAAGGGGGGCAAGCGCGAGGAGATCGTCTACGAGACGGCCGACCTTATCTTCCACAGCCTCGTCCTGCTCGGCTTCTATGACATAGATCCCGAAGAGGTGTACTCAGAACTGAGGCGCCGCTTCGGCATGTCCGGCATAGAAGAGAAGAACTCCCGCGGATAA
- a CDS encoding CvpA family protein, with translation MILLDILIWVVLIFFVAKGFSKGLVREACSLLGLVTGGWAAFRYYSSLSLGIRHFINLPPQVAQPLAFLLIFMLLGMLFYFLGHLLTVVLKVMLLGGINRAGGIVFGFLQGGFILCVILYLATTKPMPEKVKGWIGSSKTAAAFATTGADIAAGWEGAVARNAADRVKENGSATPGAQASHGAHKK, from the coding sequence ATGATCCTTCTCGACATCCTTATCTGGGTAGTACTGATTTTCTTCGTGGCAAAGGGATTCTCCAAGGGGCTGGTCCGCGAGGCCTGTTCTCTCTTGGGGCTCGTCACGGGCGGCTGGGCCGCCTTCCGATACTATTCCTCTCTCAGCCTGGGGATCAGGCATTTCATCAACCTCCCCCCGCAGGTGGCGCAGCCGCTGGCGTTCCTCCTCATCTTCATGCTGCTCGGCATGCTCTTCTATTTCCTCGGGCATCTGCTAACCGTCGTCCTCAAGGTCATGCTTCTGGGCGGGATCAACCGGGCCGGCGGCATCGTCTTCGGCTTCCTGCAGGGAGGCTTCATTCTCTGCGTGATCCTGTACCTCGCCACGACGAAGCCGATGCCGGAGAAGGTGAAGGGGTGGATTGGAAGCTCCAAGACCGCGGCCGCCTTCGCCACGACGGGAGCGGACATAGCGGCAGGCTGGGAAGGGGCCGTGGCGAGAAACGCCGCGGACAGGGTAAAGGAAAACGGCAGTGCAACGCCCGGGGCGCAGGCCTCGCACGGAGCGCATAAGAAATAA
- the rpsU gene encoding 30S ribosomal protein S21, with the protein MPGVKVKEAEPFELALKKFKKQCEKAGILSEVRKREHYEKPSIKKKKKAIAARKRALKKQRKMVD; encoded by the coding sequence ATGCCGGGAGTAAAGGTAAAAGAAGCTGAACCGTTTGAGCTTGCACTGAAGAAATTCAAAAAGCAGTGTGAAAAAGCCGGGATCCTTTCTGAGGTCCGTAAAAGAGAGCACTACGAGAAGCCGAGCATCAAGAAGAAGAAAAAGGCTATCGCTGCTCGCAAACGCGCTCTGAAAAAACAGCGCAAGATGGTCGACTAA
- a CDS encoding GatB/YqeY domain-containing protein — MQLRERLNAELKEAMRSRDTLRLSTIRMVLSSVKNRDIELRRELNDSEITETIVTLCKQRRESIRLFKEAGRQELVDKEEAELALLMGYLPQQLTREELEALVMKVIAEVGATGGKDMGKVMKTIQPQVAGRADGKLVSEVVKEKLA, encoded by the coding sequence ATGCAACTGAGGGAGAGACTTAACGCGGAACTGAAGGAGGCGATGAGAAGTCGCGACACCCTGCGTTTATCAACGATCCGCATGGTACTCTCCTCGGTGAAAAACCGCGACATCGAACTCAGGCGTGAACTGAACGATAGCGAGATCACCGAAACCATCGTTACCCTCTGCAAGCAGCGCAGGGAATCCATCCGACTCTTTAAGGAAGCAGGCAGACAAGAGTTGGTGGATAAAGAGGAAGCGGAGCTCGCGCTCCTGATGGGCTACCTCCCCCAGCAGCTGACACGGGAAGAGCTGGAAGCCCTGGTGATGAAAGTCATCGCGGAAGTCGGCGCTACCGGCGGCAAGGATATGGGCAAGGTCATGAAGACCATCCAGCCCCAGGTCGCCGGCCGTGCAGATGGTAAATTGGTGAGCGAAGTTGTGAAGGAAAAACTCGCGTGA
- the rpoD gene encoding RNA polymerase sigma factor RpoD — MAKKSMDEVKQLIDLGKEKGFLTYEEVNDLLPPDIVSSDQIDDVMSMFGDMDIEIVDSAQKVKIPKIKMDLEEEEEHEGNEEEVEFEPGTLGRTSDPVRMYLREMGSVSLLTREGEVEIAKRIEVGERDVASVILNTPITVREVINLGERLRKLQIGAIEISKDVEEEVLEEGEEDLQAMRVLGIIDEISEMSQRMEQIQTTLEGKVSAKESEALNAEHGELKVKMAETLKSLRLKDRHIEKIAQRLKELSCKVDTVMQEITELERETSTVKDVFLPAFEGLKGASDADFSKKMNMTLEEGQKLEKRYRTSEAKLKKIEQESGFKASELANALLAIEEGEHKAKLAKSELVEANLRLVVSIAKKYTNRGLQFLDLIQEGNIGLMKAVDKFEYQRGYKFSTYATWWIRQAITRAIADQARTIRIPVHMIETINKLIRTSRQLVQEIGREPSPEEIAERMALPLDKVRKVLKIAKEPISLETPIGEEEDSHLGDFIEDKGVVSPLEAVIKANLSEQTSRVLSTLTPREEKVLRMRFGIGEKSDHTLEEVGQDFEVTRERIRQIEAKALRKLRHPSRAKKLKSFVE, encoded by the coding sequence ATGGCCAAGAAAAGCATGGACGAAGTGAAACAGCTCATCGACCTGGGCAAGGAAAAGGGTTTCCTCACCTATGAGGAAGTGAACGACCTGCTTCCGCCCGACATCGTCTCTTCCGACCAGATCGACGACGTGATGAGCATGTTCGGCGATATGGACATCGAGATCGTGGACTCCGCCCAGAAGGTGAAGATCCCGAAGATCAAGATGGACCTCGAGGAAGAGGAAGAGCACGAAGGTAACGAAGAGGAGGTCGAGTTCGAACCCGGCACCCTCGGCCGCACCAGCGATCCCGTGCGCATGTACCTGCGCGAGATGGGTTCCGTTTCCCTGCTTACCCGCGAGGGCGAAGTCGAGATCGCCAAGAGGATCGAAGTAGGCGAGCGCGACGTCGCCAGCGTCATCCTGAACACCCCCATCACCGTGCGCGAGGTCATCAACCTTGGTGAGCGTCTGCGCAAGCTGCAGATCGGCGCCATCGAGATCTCCAAGGACGTCGAGGAAGAGGTTCTCGAAGAGGGTGAAGAGGATCTTCAGGCCATGCGCGTGCTCGGCATCATCGACGAGATCAGCGAGATGTCCCAGCGCATGGAGCAGATCCAGACCACGCTCGAAGGGAAGGTTTCCGCCAAGGAGAGCGAGGCGCTCAACGCCGAGCACGGCGAGCTCAAGGTGAAGATGGCTGAGACCCTCAAGTCGCTGCGTCTGAAGGACCGCCACATCGAGAAGATCGCCCAGCGCCTGAAGGAACTTTCCTGCAAGGTCGACACGGTGATGCAGGAGATCACCGAGCTCGAGAGGGAAACCAGCACCGTCAAGGACGTCTTCCTTCCCGCTTTCGAGGGACTGAAAGGTGCTTCCGATGCGGACTTCTCCAAGAAGATGAACATGACGCTGGAAGAGGGGCAGAAGCTCGAGAAGCGTTACCGCACCAGTGAGGCGAAGCTCAAGAAGATCGAGCAGGAATCGGGCTTCAAGGCGAGCGAGCTTGCCAACGCGCTTCTTGCCATCGAGGAAGGTGAGCACAAGGCTAAGCTCGCGAAGAGCGAGCTCGTCGAGGCGAACCTCCGCCTGGTCGTTTCCATCGCCAAGAAGTACACGAACCGCGGTCTGCAGTTCCTCGACCTGATCCAGGAAGGGAACATCGGCCTCATGAAGGCGGTGGACAAGTTCGAGTACCAGCGCGGCTACAAGTTCTCCACCTACGCCACCTGGTGGATCCGTCAGGCCATCACCCGCGCCATCGCGGACCAGGCCCGCACCATCCGTATCCCAGTGCACATGATCGAGACCATCAACAAGCTGATCCGCACCAGCCGCCAGTTGGTCCAGGAGATCGGCCGCGAGCCCTCCCCGGAGGAGATCGCCGAGCGCATGGCGCTGCCGCTGGACAAGGTGAGAAAGGTCCTGAAGATCGCCAAGGAGCCGATCTCCCTGGAGACTCCGATCGGCGAGGAGGAGGATTCCCATCTTGGCGACTTCATCGAGGACAAGGGTGTGGTATCCCCCCTCGAGGCGGTCATCAAGGCGAACCTCTCCGAGCAGACCTCCCGCGTGCTTTCCACCCTGACGCCGCGTGAGGAGAAGGTCCTCAGGATGCGTTTCGGGATCGGCGAGAAGAGCGACCACACCCTGGAAGAGGTGGGTCAGGACTTCGAAGTCACCCGCGAGAGGATCCGGCAGATCGAGGCCAAGGCGCTCAGGAAGCTCAGGCACCCGAGCCGGGCGAAGAAGCTGAAGAGCTTCGTGGAGTAG
- the recQ gene encoding DNA helicase RecQ — protein MPLSPIQILNDIFGYKAFRPRQQEIVDTVISGRDAFVLMPTGGGKSLCFQVPALCLPGTAIVVSPLISLMKDQVDALRENGIAAACYNSSLGEAEARRVLAELHAGELKLLYVAPERLLSDGFIDRIKSLDISLFAIDEAHCVSQWGHDFRPEYAQLGILREIFPQIPMVALTATADAQTRGNILSRLGLNDATCFFTGFDRPNIRYTVVEKNKPFSQLMGFLASRKDEAGIVYALSRKRVEEVARKLCEAGVKAAAYHAGLPDRERHEVQEAFLRDDFKVVVATVAFGMGIDKSNVRFVVHYDMPKSIESYYQETGRAGRDGLPADALLLFGYGDIAVARGLIGNGGNEEQNRIELHKLNCMVGFAEAQTCRRRVLLGYFGDKLEHDCGNCDICESPPERFDATEDAQKALSCVYRVGQRFGMGHVIDVLRGSQNQRILELKHDRLSTFGIGKHHAQDVWGSLLRQLIHLGYLEQDMANFSVLKLTESARPLLRGEVRLELAKPRDTRVVEKKSAAKKPSYDGALFQELRELRKHIADEQQVPPYVVFPDATLAEMAAQMPKDKWELLKITGVGQHKLARYGDAFLRVIKEHGQAGEPQGGG, from the coding sequence ATGCCACTCTCCCCCATACAGATCCTGAACGACATCTTCGGCTACAAGGCCTTCCGTCCCCGGCAGCAGGAGATCGTGGATACCGTTATCTCCGGCAGGGACGCCTTCGTGCTCATGCCGACCGGCGGCGGCAAGTCGCTTTGCTTCCAGGTCCCCGCCCTCTGCCTTCCCGGCACGGCCATCGTGGTATCCCCCCTCATCTCGCTGATGAAGGACCAGGTCGACGCGTTGCGTGAAAACGGCATCGCCGCTGCCTGCTACAACTCCTCACTCGGCGAGGCCGAGGCGCGCCGCGTCCTGGCGGAGCTGCACGCGGGGGAGCTGAAGCTCCTTTACGTGGCGCCCGAGCGGCTTCTTTCCGACGGTTTCATCGACCGGATCAAGAGCCTCGACATCTCCCTCTTCGCCATTGACGAGGCGCACTGCGTCTCCCAGTGGGGGCACGACTTCAGGCCCGAGTACGCCCAGCTCGGCATCCTGCGCGAGATCTTCCCGCAGATCCCGATGGTCGCACTCACCGCGACCGCCGACGCGCAGACCCGGGGCAACATCCTCTCGCGCCTGGGGCTCAACGACGCCACCTGTTTCTTCACCGGCTTTGATCGCCCCAACATCCGCTACACCGTCGTGGAAAAGAACAAGCCCTTCAGCCAGTTGATGGGTTTTCTCGCCAGCCGCAAGGACGAGGCCGGAATCGTCTACGCCCTCTCTAGGAAAAGGGTCGAGGAGGTGGCGAGGAAACTGTGCGAGGCCGGCGTCAAGGCCGCGGCGTACCACGCTGGGTTGCCGGACCGTGAGCGCCACGAGGTCCAGGAGGCGTTTCTGCGCGACGACTTCAAGGTCGTGGTGGCGACGGTCGCCTTCGGGATGGGGATCGACAAGTCCAACGTCCGATTCGTCGTGCACTACGACATGCCCAAGAGCATCGAGAGTTACTATCAGGAGACCGGCCGTGCCGGGCGCGACGGACTTCCCGCCGACGCGCTCCTGCTCTTTGGCTACGGCGACATCGCGGTCGCCCGCGGGCTGATCGGCAACGGCGGCAACGAGGAGCAGAACCGGATCGAGCTGCACAAGCTGAACTGCATGGTGGGGTTCGCCGAGGCGCAGACCTGCCGTCGCCGCGTCCTGCTCGGCTACTTCGGGGACAAGCTGGAGCACGACTGCGGCAACTGCGACATCTGCGAGAGCCCGCCCGAGCGCTTCGACGCCACCGAGGACGCGCAAAAGGCCCTTTCCTGCGTCTACCGGGTGGGGCAGCGCTTCGGCATGGGGCACGTCATCGACGTGCTGCGCGGCTCGCAGAACCAGAGGATCCTGGAGCTGAAGCACGACCGCCTTTCCACCTTCGGAATAGGGAAGCATCATGCACAGGATGTTTGGGGGAGCCTTCTGCGCCAGCTGATACACCTTGGCTACCTTGAGCAGGACATGGCGAATTTTTCGGTGCTGAAACTGACGGAATCGGCGCGTCCCCTGTTGCGGGGTGAGGTGAGGCTTGAGCTTGCGAAGCCCAGGGACACGAGGGTGGTCGAGAAGAAGAGTGCGGCGAAGAAGCCGAGCTACGACGGAGCGCTCTTCCAGGAGTTGCGGGAGCTGCGCAAGCATATCGCGGACGAGCAGCAGGTGCCCCCATACGTTGTCTTCCCCGATGCGACCCTTGCCGAGATGGCGGCGCAGATGCCCAAGGACAAGTGGGAGCTTCTAAAGATTACCGGCGTGGGGCAGCACAAGCTTGCGCGCTACGGGGATGCGTTTTTACGGGTGATAAAGGAACACGGGCAGGCGGGGGAGCCGCAGGGCGGCGGTTGA